The genomic region CAGACGAGAAAGACGAAGTGTCGTCGACAGTTTCAAATTTGTCCGATTTGTCAGGATTGTCAGACTTTTCGGGAGAAGGAGAAATTAATCATCATTGGAGGAACGCGTCGTCGTGGGTTCAGAAGCAAATGTTGATAGGTGCTGATCCTAGAGATCTCCTTCAACATATTCTTATGGATTCCACGCAAATCCCTGAGCAGGTCGATGACCTGACCCTCTGGAAGGTGCGAAAATGCGATCTGTCTAACTAGTcatgttttataattgttcgtatcataaaattcgtatgaatatatttcagattataataaatgtaatgtcTGAACCACCGCGTCGACAGAAGTTACGACACATAAACACTTTGTCGGATGTGGTCAGACTAATACGTAATAGTAAGAGAATAATAGTGTTAACCGGAGCGGGCGTAAGCGTCAGTTGTGGCATTCCTGATTTCAGAAGTAGAGACGGTATTTATTCCAGGCTCGCTCAAGATTTCCCAGACTTACCGGATCCACAGGTATATAGGGAAAACACAGAAGgtgttcaatttaatattcctGTTGttaagaagataaattttaccAACTTacttatttctatataaatttgcTTGTTGCAGGCTATGTtcgacattaattattttggcCAAGATCCAAGACCATTTTACAAATTTGCACGAGAAATTTATCCTGGACAGTTTAAACCTAGCCCTTGTCACAGGTTTATACAAATGCTCGATAAACAGAAAAAACTTCTTAGAAATTATTCACAAAATATCGACACGCTTGAGCAAGTCGCAGGCATTGAAAATGTGATCGAATGCCATGGTATGTATATAAACATCCGAGTTCATAAACTCTTGCTTGCATACATACACAATTTACAATCTGATACAAGATTAAAATCAAGAATCATGGTATTGTGATAACGGCTTTGCTTTGAAGTTGTTAACCGTCAGAAATTAGATGAAagtttacttaattatttaactgtCGATAACTTGAATtcagttgaaaaattaatacaattgaaaatatcgagTAGACATACATTAATACCCTGTACATACAAgtacatatacacatataataatatcattagtTTGTGATTTACAATTGAACGAGcaattcgttgaaaaatgtttgttaaatatttatattttacattcaaGGTTCGTTTGCAACAGCGTCTTGTACGAGATGTAAATACCAAGTGAGAGCCGATGACATTAGGGAGGACATTTTTGCACAAAGAATACCTTTGTGTCCAAAATGTAGAATAAACGCTTTGCCACCTATATCGgaatataattctaatgaGAATTACAGAggtaattcaaatattaataatacaattgtttGCGTTATGTTTACTAATAATAGTCTCACTGCGGTGTTATTCAATTTGTCAATCTGCTAATTTGTTAGTCGCTTGTCAATTTCTTTTGTACAAAGCATTAGCTACCTAGTGATAGTTTTTGGTATTAGTCTTTGCTTTAGCGCGTCGCGCGAGTCCGTGGCCATGAGAGAACATTATCTGCTCTTTGCGGAATGCGTCTGCGCTATACGTGCTGTTGCCATTTACTCTGAACTGCGCAAAAGTTGATACATCAATTGTAACTCCGAGTAAGACCTTGGCTTGTTTATAAGCGCACATAAGGTAAACTTTTCAAAGTTGCATCATGTTAGTTACCCGTGCGCGCTGTTTAGCcagattatttaattcgtatCTTGATTCGACGTCGTGACTTACcgttcaatgaatttttcaaaattgaagaatGGGACGTATGTTGTTATCGATCGTTATCAAGTGAAAGAAACTGCGCAATCTGGTACGGGCAGCGGAGTCGAGAAAACTGTCAGTACCGTGTAATAATCACGAGAACATTTCCAATTTACAGATTTGGTAACACACGGGATCATGAAACCAGACATTGTTTTCTTTGGCGAAGGACTTCCTGATGCTTTTCACGATGCAATGGCCAAAGACAAAGACGACTGTGATCTCTTGATCGTAATCGGATCATCGTTGAAAGTTCGACCAGTAGCTTTAATTCCTTCTTCTATACCATCTCATGTTCcacaaatttttatcaatcgtGAATCGCTGCCGCATCTTAAGTTCGACGTTGAACTCTTGGGCGACGGCGACATCATTATAAATCAGTTGTGTCATTTGTAAGTAGCTGCTGCGTTGTATCGAAAAATTGTGGTAGCAATGATGAAACAACCCTGGTCAGAATCTACGCTACTATTTACGAGTGTGTCGTTTTCTTCTACCTTTTCCAGAATGGGAGACATCTACAAGGAAGTGTGTTGGAACAATGTAATTCTTAAAGAAGCAACGCAACTTTTACCGTTGCGTTATTTACCAGAAGATTCATGGGAACAGAGTCAAGACACCACCAACACCGTGTTATCACGAGATAGCGACGAGGACGATATCAAGGCTCAAGATACATATTCTCTTGAAAGTCAAGATCCAATCCAGCATTCCTCGGAGAACACAAGCGTCTGTGTTTCATTGTTTCGAAGCGATCGTACGAATAGCACAAAAGGAAGGTTCGACCTTTCACAAGAGAGTCCGAAGAGAAGATTAGGTGAATCGTGCGAGGAAAGTAGCCCGAAAAGAATAAACTTTGGTGCTCGTTCTACATTAGAGTTTCACTCATCCTCATCGATAACGGATACTTCAAATTGTTCGACCGATTATAAAGTTCACGTAGTCTCGATGGAATCAATATCGAAAGAACAGGGGaaagtatataatttagagCATCAAGGATGTCCGAAAGTTGTCGAATTTTCAACCGATAGTGCAGAATTAGAGTCGACATTGAAGTCAAACAGCTGCAATGGAAACACAACATCTACTCCTGGAGTGGATAAAATGAACTTTAAGCCGAGGCAAGTATCGATCGATTCGGCATTAGATTCTGGACTTGGTGACAGCTGCAACAGCGTCGACAGTAGAGATGAGAAAAATGatgatagaaagaaagaattaaaaacgGGAAGATTAGGAAGACATTGTTGGCAGTCAAAATTACGAGAAAGTCTTGCCACGAGGCTACCAGGTATACTACAACGCCTTCTCTATCCTTCTTTGTCAATTCAATTTGTATCTGTATtagatttctatttctttttcgatgaaaacaaattatttaatcacttTTTTTCTCAATAGAGAATTCATACTATCAACTAACACctggaaaatatatattcccTGGAGCGGAAGTGTACTCGGAGCCCGAGGATTATGATCAATATACAGTATCGGTTAATTCCGAAAGTTCTGAAAGTGATAGCGTGTCGTCGTCcgcggaagaagaagaagaagaagaagacgaggaggaagaggaggaggaggaggaagaggaagatgaGTGTGAAGGCGTGGGAGAGGAGGATGAGGCTGAAGAGAAGATAGAACAGAAAAAGGAAGATAAAACGACAAAAATGGAATTGCAGAATGAACACACACATCAGGAATGCAAACCGAGAGAAAAGGGTACGAAAATCTTTTGTCATTAGTCTATACCGTATGTACAAGTAAAATGATAACATAATCTTATTCTTATAATacttgaatttaaatttaacagGAGAGGGCGACGTATCGTTGGGAAACAAGACTGTTAGAGTCAACGCTGATACCCTAAACGAAGAGATAAAGTGGATGACCAATTGCTCTTACAGTGGTTAAATGGAAGGTGCGTATAAAGAGCAGCAAATTTTGATTCGCGCTACCTTTGACAAACTTTGAAGTCCAACAGAAACACTGGTGGATGAGTTCGTTGTTGGAAGAAAAAGTAGTGCAATCCTTGGCAAGTTGTACAGTGTATGATTTCGAATGGTGTCTAGGTAGTGTCATACGGTCATATATCTGTATGATCGCCTTATCCAAGGGAACTCATCCTTTGTTGTCAAGTACAGTGTTCCGTGAATAATCCCATAGAAATTGGATGAATTGTAACTGTTGTTACCCACtattgtgaatattttttatgcgaaacagTACACACATATTTCGGAGTTCGATAAAGCACGAGTAAAAATTAGGAACGTGTTGATACGATTGAAATCGGTTTATGACTTTTGTTTACATTCtttgtattacattttatatcgATTATTCATTTCTCAGTTGATCGAAGAAATAGACGAGACTAGTGTTGCCTTACGGACGGATTTGTACACGATACGATAGAACGGTGCCCTCCCTTTGTTCGTTCGTAACAAAGCAATTACGTTAGATAATAAAGTTACTTCTACCACgaattgtaaatattctaTCGAAACTTgtagattaaaattgttcgataaatCTCGTGCAATCGTAGGAAagtcaatcaattttaaatattatattcggtATCTTTGCGAAAGGAAAGGTGGACAGATTGGACGCGCCTTAATAGTGGAACACGAAACGGAAGCGAACTTAACGATAgtcgtttttctttcgcaaAGCTAAAACCTTTAAATAGACGTAAATAGTAATATGCAgcgattttatttggaattattgatatttatcttttaactGGATGCACACGTAAAACGATTAATGACCACTATATAATTGTCAAAACATACACGcctgtgtgcgtgcgtgcgtgcgtgtgtaTGCGTGTGTGTAAACGCATGTACGTTGATCGGTGGCATGACCATTTATCGGTCACTGGAGAGGGACCTAATTCTGACCACTATTTGAGTAATGGGAATCAGAGATTTCTGAAATTACCTTGTATCAGAACTGTATTATTTCCGCCTCGAAAGAGCGAGAAcactggaaaataattttaatgtggAAGCATTGTGGTTACACAATGAAATGCTACTGgattattttaaacgaaaaatagGTTGACCGCTGAGCTGTCAATAGAAAATTACCACTGTACATAGTAGCGCAATACGCTCGTATAATGATCAGAGTAAAAGTTCAGACATTGAACAGATCGTCCCAAAGGAAAGTAACCGTAAACAAGATACACCATTTTCTTACACAAGAAAGGAATGTATTATAAGAGCGGGAGAAAGATTAGGATACGAATTAGTATTGCGACGTTAATACTAATGTCATTGATACTCTGCATCGTCGACATTTAATTGTAACTGAAGCTAACTACTTACAAAGGTCTGCTCCCTATTGCATCCACtgttacgaaatttattattagaaattagaGCTGAAAGAGCcgtaaaagaagaattttaactatttgcgcatcttttatatttttttttaagaaagttTCTTTAACAACGTGCAACGAGAGACGCGAACaaaagaagtattaatttCGTCACAAGCTTTGTAATGGATGAAACAAAACAAACAATGCTACGagtatatttatgttaatatacatatagactATGTGGTATTGCATCTCTGAAAGAGTGACAAAGTATGTTTGAcctattatattgtataagtATTCTTATCAAAGATTGTATAATACGTGCATATTTAGTCTCTAAGACAAGGCTTAGGAAGAGAATTAGAACAAGGATTAATATGACGATTAGAACGAGAATATGGACAAGAAATACCCAGCAGATAGTCCAGAGATATAGCGTTAAGTTATGTTTTAGCGGTAGGTTTCAATGCCAGCCGCGGAAAAATTAGTCACATTAAATTTGCACTAAATGTTTTTAGGTTCGTTAgaattcgatttctttttattggaGCACGGGCGAATGTACAAAGCAATGTTGGATAGCATGGCATTgcgtgttatttttatatgaacgAGAGATGATAGAATAGCGAACGTACAGGATTAAACAGAAGAAACACGAAGAGAAAAACGCGACGATCTTTGAGAAATCGCTTTGCACAGATAAAGACCCATCTATAGGTCAAAGCGATTTTATCTCGATGTTTATCAtcgcaaatatttctatgaaatatgCTGATTGTATCAgacatttattgtaatttctaaTACGAGGACATCAACAAGTCTTACGTCTCGTGCGTAAACTACAGATGAAAGGCTGGTACATAAAGCCGATATATAAGACGAACTGGTGCATATGTATTCACCCACACGTGTGTATACGAACGTACATACACCGACAATAAAAGAACAACTTGGAGCGGTGAGACAAAGTAATCGCGATTTTGAAATCGTTAGAAGAGCAACGAACTTTATGTATGTAGGTATGCACGTATGCACACGGGACTGCATATGGCTGTACCACATGTAGAATGTTTGAGTAGTAggacttctttttattttgaatgaGGTTGCTTTTCAAGAGAAACAAAgtcgcgaaaataaaaaaagtggATGCGTTTAATGTTTCCAGAGCAAAGTAAATTGCTTATGTATGCAACTTTCTTCATTAGATTTAAACAGCTTATATTTTGCTATGTACAAATGCCTTTATTTATCGCTGTTCGGTAAATTGTACCGTAACTTGATCGAACAGGTATTACGTGTTAAAGCCTCCgtgtctttttatttattcgagatTTATACATTTAAGTAAGCATATACACTGGCGGATAAACACATGATGGACGTATGGACGGGTGGATGGATGGATCGTCGATAGATTTATAGGTAAATAGCTAAATAGATGGATAGGTTAgataggtaggtaggtagatAAGTAAGTAGCCAGGTAGATAGATAGGCAGATagggtaggtaggtaggtaaaTAGATAGATTGATAGATAGATACATAGATAGGtaggtagatagatagatagatagatagatagacagatagatagatagatagatagatatatagataggTAGGTAGATAGGCATAAATAGGTAGAGACAAACTGACAGATAAACGTACGAGTTGATATGAAAAATTCGTATATACGCGTAAATGTATATTACACGCATATATGAGTATGTGCAGAAATTAGCACGTGCACaaatagtatatatacatgagtgtacgtatacatatgaaaatgtataaaatgttggtttcaattgaaattatacaaattttccattttgaaACTTTATCGCTGTCGCTGATGTGCCTACGCgcactctttttctctcccctctctcgcGTGTATGATATTCGACTAGATGGGTCGATTGAAATTATGACTGTATGCGATTGATTGTCAATCAGCGATGGATTGAACGTGTAGAAAATGTGTTGTAAAATTTTCCGATAGCATCGTTGTTAATGTGTAAACAAGCGATCGAATATGTTAACGCGTGTCGCGCACAGTTGATTCTAAGTGATTCACTAACTTGCGAACGTTTGACAATCATACAAACTTTCTTTCCTTTCACCGCGGTACTGATTTTCtccatacatatgtataacttgtaaatatttattattttttactgtatattGATTCACAAGCTTCTCTCGTATCAGTTAAACAGTGAATCGATCAGCAACAATACCACTGTTCTATTTTACAGTTTCTCCCTTGTTcctgtataaacatttatgaacaattttattcgtcgtaaTACACTCGACGATTTCAAGATTTTCTGATATAAAAACAGAGGAAAACTGTTTGTTCACGGTTTAGCCGATACGTGAGAATAAGGTGCAAATGCTCCgagtttttttataatttgttatttaatgtaaagaatgttataaaaatgttctctattttaaacgttataaGTTttgttctccttttttttgtattattaatatgtaagcTTATCTCTTAAATTAAACgttttttataataagaacGTATTGGTGATATCTTTATTGAACCGTCCAAAATAATAAGGAACTAAAAATCATTAACCCAAAGCCAATAGTGACGAGCAACCATGTAACAACGCTCTAACGATGCATAAACTTGGTAAGTAATACATACTGTGTCAGAGTGACAAAAGCCATGAAGAATGtcttatttctaacaaattttaatctaaCTATCTTTCAATTTGACCAGCAAGTCCACTAAATCAATTGAACATTTGAAAATGGTATGGAGCTAGAAGTATTTAGTGCGTGAACTATGAGAGGCGCGAGAACGATGGCCTGTGATTGGTGTAAAATTCAAACGGTAACTTCAGAAGACTCTTGTATACCGTTACCAGTGCACGAGGAGATATTTTTCACAGAAAAAATTTCGATGAgcaatatgaaataaaatacctcgaaatactaattataaatatatagtacaaATTCCATGgtatattaattgtacaaagtaatttgtaattatctCAGCACGAAAGAATGAGTTGTACGAAATATTGTCGAAAGACAAGATAAAGCAAAACTTTGAACTTACAGTAATACATCCTATTCCTGTACAGCTCGAGGCCGTAACTGACTGTTCTATACATTTAGGTAGAAGACACAAGAAGGAAACCTCTGTTTAATAGCGATGTCGGTACATATTTCAGAGAACATGTAACAAGTAGTACCTACACCTACATGTTACTTACTCTACTCTGATACCTCAACTATGGTTCATAATATTTACCGGTAGAATGCGCCAATGATAAATTCCTCTTAAAGGAATTTACCATATGCGCCACCATGATTATTATCGGCAACAGTTTGCTTAACTGTTTGAACGTTCTGTCACTCCACGAATTACCGCTATTCGGTCTCTTGCAGactgtaaaatttcattcctgATTTTAAGCTATTTCTTATCGAAAAAATggcataaattatttgttcaggTACCCGGCGTCGCGAGATAAAATGGAAAGTTTTTTACAACATTTAATTACAACTTAAACAAGCGAAAAATCATTTAGGCTACGTTAGTAGGCATCTCTTATTGATTATCCAATCGCAAAagtaaagaataatttgtatacaacgTCGAGAAATCTCAAGAATTTTCAAACGTCTAAAGGCACGGATTAAACATAAGATGACTCGTTCAAACAAAAGTACTCGGAAGTACAGTACGACATACATATTAAAGAGCAggtgtatttatttatgtattcatttatttgctttattgTTGTATGTCATATAATAGTTTTGTGTTGTATATCGCAATTAtcataaatcaaatttgaaaataggctttaaattataacaatgtatCTTAGAGAATAATTGAAGCGTTCCCTGGAATAATAGATCAAAAGCTCCCGTATAATTTTCACGAGCTTCATCGAAACTTACGCGTAGGGGACCGTTTCAATTATAGTATCGTCGCTATGTATTGAACACTTGTCGAAATCCCCACCAAGAAAGATTTTCAAATGTTCAATCGAAATGAACATTtcttatgtatgtatatcgaGTGTTTatctagaatatttaatatatcgtaCTAGTCCAGCCGAACAGCAGGtgacattttctatttacttttACCTTTCATTTCCTATAATTATGTCTTGTGTAATAATAaccataatataataataaacattattaccACCACAgcaataatagtattataatagcaCTGTTTCTAGGGTCGCACAGAGTTATATTTACGTGTCGGCGGCCCACTACCTGTTTAACAATGAACAATATTCATTGATTCGAATAGGATTCGGTATACATAatgtttaatgtattattagtACAGCGCATATTAATTCGTGACAGAGTGTCTTccaatcttttttatttccgttttGACACTTTCACCATTCAAGACTCAAGACTCAAGATTCAAGATTCAATATTCAAGATCCAAGATTCAAGATTGATTGAAAAATCAGAATCCAATATTCATATACGTCAACGATGTCGAGGTGTTGCTAGTTGCACTGTTTCATCTGAGTAGACTTTAGATCGAGTAGAATCATTGCGGGCTTGTATCGTTACGCCTCTCAACCAGCACCACATTTTTCGCGTTTCTTTGATTCAGGATCTTTGCTATATAACAATAGATGAACCAGATCGGCCGAACGATATGTTTGGCATATTTGCAAAACGAATCAAAAGCGAAATGAATACCGAAGGCAAAAATCAGCGATCTCTGATCGTATCATGCGTGTATATGTAAACGTGTCTGCAAGCATCTGTTACTGTGTACGTACGCTTGTATTTGATCGATGAATGTTTATAGAAACTATTTGCAGCGCTATGGATTCGTTGGCGAGATTGCGTCGACACGGTCATCTTTAAATGACCCGACAAAACTTGTTTATCAGCGAATAGCAGAGAACGTATCTGTTTGATAAACGTAAGACCAAGTATTTTTCAGTGGattcttattattcttctCCTTGGTATTATTATCAcgattattactattattaccaactattattattattattatgcaatcATCGTCGTTGTCATTGTTGCCGCTGTCATCGTCGTATCATTGATTGTCAGTACAGTAAATAAactcaatgaaatatttcaataaaacaagAAACCATGATCACTCGTGACCATAAATATACACAAGTGATTATCACCTATGACAATGatcaaaatagaatttcacaaagcgcgctcgcgcgtgtaAGTGTACGTACGTACGTAACTATGAATGCATGTATGTGTACAAGTATGTATGTATTCGTGTATGTGTACAAGTATGTATGTATTCGTGTATGTGTGCCTGCATGCATGTACGTAAATCAACGACAATGCAAGTACTTAAATCAAGACCGAAGATATATTGCAGCCAATAACGAAACTTGTTTGCATTCTTTGTTTTCACAAATCTTGTAATGATTGAGTTCTTTCCATACCatgtttggaaattatttgtatCGAATAATCGAGTTGTACGATACGATAAGTTGAAATAAGGATTTTATACCGCCTTATTACCCCTAGTAGCATGACAAATAATCTTGAAATTCTGTTAGATGGATATAATTGGAAACAGCGATGCATTTCAAGTACCTGGAAACAACGCGCTTCGTATTTCACTTCCATTTCTGTGCTACTGTGACTTGCAAGATCTGTTTCACGTCGTGCAGGTCAGAAAGCGAAATTCCTATATTCCCTTAATGGGTCCATTTATTCCATGTCTGGAACAAAGTAAATGAGTAAACAATCAAAAATTTGAACAGAACcaatttttcttgaatgaaaaatgtagaatTCTAGAAATGGCTCCTATATGAAACTCGGAAAGAGCAGATCAAAATGAAAAGACTTACGATTGTTGAAAAACACATACAGAATCGTAGAAGGAGAACGAATTGAAATGTGTTTTCtcgaaaaatgaataacataCCGGATGTTGTTTATCTTGAACGGCATCCGGTATCCCCCAGGCTGGTGGatctattttattaggttCGTTTGGAGGTATTTCTGTTAAAGCTGGTGCTCCGAATTGACCCGGTAATAGCGTTAATGCTGGCATTAAGGACAGCGCTGCCGCGCTTCCGTTAGGGAACGGTTGTTGTTGAGCATCTACGTGGCCCTGAACCAATCCAAAAATCGTGTTGATTGTAGGCAAACgataggaaaaataaaaaccaaagACGACGTACAGTGGAATAATTAAGCATTACCTGAAACGAAGATTCCATCATCTGGTGGAGTTCGGCGTCGACGTTTGATATACGATTATAGGTGGCATTAGATCGAAACATTTGATGCCTATCTATTCCAGGGGCTAAACCGGCCCAAGATCCAACGAGTTTCTCGTTGTTCAGCATCCAGTTGATTGAATCGGCATCACCGCCAGGTCCCATGCCGGATGTAGTGTAATTCTTCCATGCTCTTTCGGTGCCGATCGGCCGCGGTACTTTGCGGTCTTCGATTTTTAGTTGACTCATTTCTTGGGCTACTTGTGCCGGTGAAGATGGCGATATCGCTGGTGAACCACCGTTTTCCAACGTAGTGATTAAGTCGATGTTCCCAGGTTGTGCGGCACTCATGTTCGTCAAATGATTCGAAAAGCCGATCTGTCCAATCATCGGGTCTTGATGCGTCGGGTAGTTATTGTGTGGTGGAGCGAATGGCCAACGCGTTTGACCGTTACTAGAGATGCTGGAGTTTGGAGTAGCTCGCGATGGCCCCTGATACTTTCCCAGTGGAAAGTTTCCGAGCATCGCCAAATTATTCGACTGGATCGCAGACGGCGGAGGTGGTGGTACGGGGGCGAACATGTTCGCGTGCATTCCCGCCGCTGCGGCAGCCGCGGCTgccgcagccgcagccgaTCCCGGGTTAAACATCGTCACTTGAGGTTTATTGTTCAGGTGCAAAGAACTCGAAAAATCGGGTGCTCTGGGATTTAATCTTGACATACTGACGGTAGTATTTACAGAAGCGGATGGAGCTGCTATCGTTTGTGTGAAACTCTGCATGTGAGGGTGAAACGGCAGAAGTGGGTGATTTTGCTGACCTTCGTTCGGCACCATTTTCAACAGGTTCGAATTCACGTTCGGGTGCTCGTAACCGACGTTATTTGCTTTGAACAACCCTACGTCTAACGTTGGTTGAGACGTTGAAGGTAGGATGTGTGGTTGGTGCGTCGTACTGTTTCGCGATGTCAATTCACCTTGAAATACCGGCCTGCTGAACTGAGCTCCCATTGCTGCGCCCATTTCTATGGCTTGTTGAGGGATCACTGGTCGCGCAACTGCCAAATTACCAGGCGGTTTGTTCGAAAGCGTATGATCGTTGTAATTCCCGCTTGTCGGTTGGAATTGAGGAGGTTGAATAGGACTGTGTCCCGTGTTCGACGATGTACCGCTTCCTATGCTAGTTGCACTCGTATTGCCCGCGTTATTAGATTTGCTTGACACAGGAGAACACATGGCTGTCCCGCGATATCCAGGAGCTTTCGAGGCATCCACCTGtttcgaaacaataaattacaggAACCGTCGGAAATAGGCCTAATATAAAATCTCATACATATACTAATTCTACAGGTTCCCGATACTAACCTGAGGAGGGACGCTGTCTATAaatttcgacgacgacgaaccgGATGTATTTACTGAAACACCACCACCAGCTACGGTCGCGAAATTCATACCCTTTTGAGATTCATTTTCTCGGCCACCCCACATCGATTGTTGAGTAACTTTGGTAAAGGTATCGTTGAACAACGAATATTCGAGCGGCGTATTATTCGTCgcttgttgttgctgctgctgctgctgctgctgttgttgttgttgttgttgctgttctTGAATCGTAGACGTGATCGGTGTTGAACTCCTTATTTGATGCTGCGGTTGtggttgttgctgttgttgctgctgttgttgctgctgctgctgttgcagCTGTTGTTGACTCTGCGATGATACGATAGGCGGAGACGGAGTAACGCGAACCGAACTCGAACAGGTTGTTGCGATAGAATTTTCTGGGCAATAAGCAACCACTGTACTCGTTGCCGGTGACATCGTGGCGTTCGAGCCAGGAGAGTAAGTAGATTTTCCGGTGTAATGGGTAACCATAGTTGGCGGGGCAGACAAAGTAGGCAGTGGTCGGCAGTGTTTCGGAGATGTACTGGCTACAGGCTGCTGGGACGTTGTTTGAGCCATTGCTGTAGCTGTAGCTGACATTACGGTAACGGCGTTGGTTTGCAACGATTTCTGCTTGTTTACC from Augochlora pura isolate Apur16 chromosome 5, APUR_v2.2.1, whole genome shotgun sequence harbors:
- the Sirt1 gene encoding sirtuin 1 isoform X1, giving the protein MASGSELPEYSSPAKRRKVDGNDYIGTSTVKPDFRYCETSHDTPNEDFEETYRGGGSRFTELSDESKSTSISPDATNLMTALSRIDSTSDDTGCPIDTADEKDEVSSTVSNLSDLSGLSDFSGEGEINHHWRNASSWVQKQMLIGADPRDLLQHILMDSTQIPEQVDDLTLWKIIINVMSEPPRRQKLRHINTLSDVVRLIRNSKRIIVLTGAGVSVSCGIPDFRSRDGIYSRLAQDFPDLPDPQAMFDINYFGQDPRPFYKFAREIYPGQFKPSPCHRFIQMLDKQKKLLRNYSQNIDTLEQVAGIENVIECHGSFATASCTRCKYQVRADDIREDIFAQRIPLCPKCRINALPPISEYNSNENYRDLVTHGIMKPDIVFFGEGLPDAFHDAMAKDKDDCDLLIVIGSSLKVRPVALIPSSIPSHVPQIFINRESLPHLKFDVELLGDGDIIINQLCHLMGDIYKEVCWNNVILKEATQLLPLRYLPEDSWEQSQDTTNTVLSRDSDEDDIKAQDTYSLESQDPIQHSSENTSVCVSLFRSDRTNSTKGRFDLSQESPKRRLGESCEESSPKRINFGARSTLEFHSSSSITDTSNCSTDYKVHVVSMESISKEQGKVYNLEHQGCPKVVEFSTDSAELESTLKSNSCNGNTTSTPGVDKMNFKPRQVSIDSALDSGLGDSCNSVDSRDEKNDDRKKELKTGRLGRHCWQSKLRESLATRLPENSYYQLTPGKYIFPGAEVYSEPEDYDQYTVSVNSESSESDSVSSSAEEEEEEEDEEEEEEEEEEEDECEGVGEEDEAEEKIEQKKEDKTTKMELQNEHTHQECKPREKGEGDVSLGNKTVRVNADTLNEEIKWMTNCSYSG
- the Sirt1 gene encoding sirtuin 1 isoform X2, coding for MASGSELPEYSSPAKRRKVDGNDYIGTSTVKPDFRYCETSHDTPNEDFEDATNLMTALSRIDSTSDDTGCPIDTADEKDEVSSTVSNLSDLSGLSDFSGEGEINHHWRNASSWVQKQMLIGADPRDLLQHILMDSTQIPEQVDDLTLWKIIINVMSEPPRRQKLRHINTLSDVVRLIRNSKRIIVLTGAGVSVSCGIPDFRSRDGIYSRLAQDFPDLPDPQAMFDINYFGQDPRPFYKFAREIYPGQFKPSPCHRFIQMLDKQKKLLRNYSQNIDTLEQVAGIENVIECHGSFATASCTRCKYQVRADDIREDIFAQRIPLCPKCRINALPPISEYNSNENYRDLVTHGIMKPDIVFFGEGLPDAFHDAMAKDKDDCDLLIVIGSSLKVRPVALIPSSIPSHVPQIFINRESLPHLKFDVELLGDGDIIINQLCHLMGDIYKEVCWNNVILKEATQLLPLRYLPEDSWEQSQDTTNTVLSRDSDEDDIKAQDTYSLESQDPIQHSSENTSVCVSLFRSDRTNSTKGRFDLSQESPKRRLGESCEESSPKRINFGARSTLEFHSSSSITDTSNCSTDYKVHVVSMESISKEQGKVYNLEHQGCPKVVEFSTDSAELESTLKSNSCNGNTTSTPGVDKMNFKPRQVSIDSALDSGLGDSCNSVDSRDEKNDDRKKELKTGRLGRHCWQSKLRESLATRLPENSYYQLTPGKYIFPGAEVYSEPEDYDQYTVSVNSESSESDSVSSSAEEEEEEEDEEEEEEEEEEEDECEGVGEEDEAEEKIEQKKEDKTTKMELQNEHTHQECKPREKGEGDVSLGNKTVRVNADTLNEEIKWMTNCSYSG